The genomic segment TGGACGAGACTCCCGGGGGCCCCAGAAAGGCCCAGGGTTCACCATAGGTCACCTGGTTGTACCGTTGATGAATGGGAGCCACGAAAGTGCCATATCAGCAACGATGGGCCCTTCGTTGCCGGTCTGTAGgtcaagtttttatttgtttacttttttatgttttcagttttagggCCTGTATTATTTCTAGATTGTACCGTGCTCATGTGTATCTATttgtaaatacagtgtgttttatctAAAGCAACTGGCGCACATAGAACCCAgcatagattttattttttattgtctatttatttattaataaattagCAATTTATGGtttaaaattttagaaaatggtttaaaaataatGCTCATCACAACTCCCCATTTCTTGTTCTGTCCGActaaaattttaaaaccaaaatagtGGAACTTGGGTGGAACTTGTGAATTTGTTCCACttttccttaaaaaacaaaaagacttgAACAATTGAACTTGAATAATCGCAACTGCCGGTTCATTCAACTGATCGATTAACTGACTTTcgtcatttcagctctagacaGATGGTTGGCTTCTGGGTGCCCAAGGAAATAAggccatgtactgtatattgagGGTCAGTGGGGCCCCAACCATAAATCTTTGCCCTGGGGCAAAAATGAATAGTTATCTTACTatacaacaacaacattcaCTAATGTAACCTGACGTACAGTGTAGTTTGCTTATActacacaacttttttttcccttcattttttaaaaatctcttttgtctttagaaaaaaaaaaaaatttttactttgtttttagtgtcCTACTTCCTGCATTTGTCTTATGtgttattttcatcttttgtgaCGATATATATGTGTCTGAGATATAAACATACGTTTGgggacttttattttaacatgtcTAAAGAAAGCGGCGAACGACCGAAGACTTGAAAATTACAGAGAAAACCTCTCATGTAGAGAACTTTGATaaatattaaagctgcagtttgtgttaAACTGAGTGGGATCTAAAATGATCAGCTGATTGATTAATTAGCTGGTCAATCAACAGAAGGGGACTCACCAACAATTCattaatgaaacaaacaaaaaaaaagtagaaattaGAATGAGAGACAAATTCATTAGCAGATCAGAACATTTACTGACAAGTTCAAGGGTTCCAGTTAAATACTATTAATGCAGTAactgaacagacaaaaatgaactCAGATCCAACTGATTATCAAATTAAAtgggcttttttcccccaaatgaAGTGAGCTAGGTTGAACCTGGGGGGACAGAACCTGGGagtcctccctctcccttcccATCACGGTCTGAAGGGCGCTACCTGGTTGGTCCTCTTCGCCGGGACCTTCTCCTGCTGCTCCGGAGCACTCAGGAGCCAGGCCTGCGGCTTTCTCTTCTCCTGCGTCACCCCGAGGCTCTTCCAGGTCCGGGCCCTCAGTGATGGCGGCCTCCTTCTCTGAGCAGCCGCAGTCTCCTGGATCTGCTCTGCTCCCGAGCTGGATGAGTCCACCATCTCTGCCTGGCGGTGCCTCCGGGACTTGGACGCCTCTTGGAAGCTGCTGTAGCTCTTGTGCttgatggaggagaggagcatggccctgctgctgctggactcGCCATTAGCCGGCTTCTCTGCATCATCTCCGGAGTTCCCGTCTTTCTCACCTTGGGAGAAAGTCCTCTGCTGCCACGCGAGGAACTCTGACGCGCAGTCTTTCAGGCAGGAGGCAAAGTCTTGGCGGGTCACGGTGTCCTGGCAGCTGACCTCCGCTGtggcctccttcagcttctCGTACTGGCTCTGGATGTTGGTCAGCTCCTCCAGGATGTCTGCGGAGACGAGCTCCTGCACTGCCGTGCTCCTCCCCAGAAACTCTGCAACCACAGGTTCCCTCTTTGGTTGCCTCTGCTTTTGGAAGCTGAGAAAATGCGGCATGGCGGCGTAGTGTATAGCTTTGGCTGCAACAAGCTTCCGATAGATATAGACCACGTCGTGATGCCCAGTGTCCAGAGAATCTTTTAGAAACTTCTGAACTTGATCCCAGTCCTTCAGAGCGAGTCTAATCTTCACGGGTGGTATGGCAAGCTGCGTGTggtaaaaaccaaacaacaaatacaagCCTCCTACTCTAATCTGATAGCTGTATGGCGGCAGGAAGTACTTCATGGCCGTGGCTAATGTTACTCTGCAGAACCTCTTCATCTCAGCCATACTCGTGATGCCTGTGAAGACATACGAGAAGCCCATCTCCCTCCAAATGGCTGAGAAGGCCTCATATCTCACCGA from the Xiphias gladius isolate SHS-SW01 ecotype Sanya breed wild chromosome 23, ASM1685928v1, whole genome shotgun sequence genome contains:
- the LOC120785269 gene encoding snRNA-activating protein complex subunit 1-like translates to MPRLPPTYSDFFFNPLTEDVEELLAHFQQTDSVRYEAFSAIWREMGFSYVFTGITSMAEMKRFCRVTLATAMKYFLPPYSYQIRVGGLYLLFGFYHTQLAIPPVKIRLALKDWDQVQKFLKDSLDTGHHDVVYIYRKLVAAKAIHYAAMPHFLSFQKQRQPKREPVVAEFLGRSTAVQELVSADILEELTNIQSQYEKLKEATAEVSCQDTVTRQDFASCLKDCASEFLAWQQRTFSQGEKDGNSGDDAEKPANGESSSSRAMLLSSIKHKSYSSFQEASKSRRHRQAEMVDSSSSGAEQIQETAAAQRRRPPSLRARTWKSLGVTQEKRKPQAWLLSAPEQQEKVPAKRTNQVAPFRP